The window TTCTAAAACTCCTGGCATTGTAGCAACACCACCAGTTAGAACGAATCCACCTGGCAACTCTCTAACTCCTAATCTTCTCAACTCTTCTTGTACAATATCAAAAATCTCTTCCATTCTAGCTTCTATAATATCAGAGATTTCTAGTTGGTTAAACTGTTGATGTTGATCGCTTCCGATAATAGGGACGCTAAAAACTTCTTCTTCAGATGCAAGGTCATAATAGGCATGCCCATGTTTTAACTTTATCTTTTCAGCATCTTCCGTAGAAGTGCGGAGGCCAATAGATAAGTCTTTAGTGATGTGATCTCCACCAATTGGAATAACTGTTGTAGAAGTCAGGTTTCCATTTTCAAACACAGCTAAAGTAGTCGAGCCTCCACCTATATCGATTATCGAAACACCTAAGTTTTTTTCATCCTTCGATAAAGCAATGGTACCAAGGGCTAAAGGTTGTAAACATATGTCCGTTATTTCAAGCCCGGCTCTCTCCACACATCTTAATAAATTATGTAACACTGTTTTGGAGCCTGTGATAAGTGTTCCTTCCATTTCAAGTCGAACACCAATCATTCCTCTTGGGTCATTAATTTCATCTAAATCATCCACTATAAATTGTTTTGGTATACAATCAATAATTTCTCTTTCAGGTGGTACAGAAAAAACTTGTGCGGCTTCAATAACTCGTGAAACATCTTCATTACTAATTTCTCGATTTTCACTTGATACTGCTACAACACCGTGACAACGTTGTAGCTGAACATGATTACCAGTTACTCCGACAACCACTCTTTTTACAGGCATACCTATCATTCTTTCTGCCTGTTCTACAGCTTTTTTAATGGAATGAACTGTCTCATCTATATCTACTATAGAACCTTTTCTAATACCAGTTGATTTAACATTACCGACTCCAATTATGTTTAGTGAGTCATTTAACATTTCTGAAATGATCACTTTCACACTAGATGTACCGATGTCCAAACTTACGTAAATAGCATTGCTGTTCATTCTGTGGCACCTCCTTCAAACGACTAAAAAAAATTCTATGGAACAACAACTCAAACTAAAAAAATATTATACTAGAATGTATTCAACACCTATTAATAATTCCCTTTATAAATTTTACTTAATTCTCAATTTTCTTTTGATAAATTCCATTTAGATATAATTATACGCCTAATAACAGCGATATTTTGGAACAACCTTACTCCAAATGCAAAAACTGCTGCTAAATATAAGTCTACACCAAGATGTACACCAAGAAAAGCTAAACTTGCTGCTAAAATAATATTAAAGAAAAAACCTGATACAAATACTTTTTCATCATAGTTATTTTGCAGATGAGCTCTAATACCACCAAACAAAGTGTCCAGAGCAGCAAGCACTGCAATAGATAAATAATTAGAATATTCATCTGGTATTTTTATCTCAGAGGAAAGTCCTAAAACAACACCAACAACTAACGCTAGGAGTGGGAGCCACATACTAATTCCCCTCCGTTTCTAATTTTACTGTTTCTAAGTTTTTCAATCTTATTTGCTCTTCATAAGCCGGAACTGAAACGTAATTAATTGGGGTGGATATTTC is drawn from Bacillus alkalisoli and contains these coding sequences:
- a CDS encoding small basic family protein; amino-acid sequence: MWLPLLALVVGVVLGLSSEIKIPDEYSNYLSIAVLAALDTLFGGIRAHLQNNYDEKVFVSGFFFNIILAASLAFLGVHLGVDLYLAAVFAFGVRLFQNIAVIRRIIISKWNLSKEN
- the ftsA gene encoding cell division protein FtsA, whose amino-acid sequence is MNSNAIYVSLDIGTSSVKVIISEMLNDSLNIIGVGNVKSTGIRKGSIVDIDETVHSIKKAVEQAERMIGMPVKRVVVGVTGNHVQLQRCHGVVAVSSENREISNEDVSRVIEAAQVFSVPPEREIIDCIPKQFIVDDLDEINDPRGMIGVRLEMEGTLITGSKTVLHNLLRCVERAGLEITDICLQPLALGTIALSKDEKNLGVSIIDIGGGSTTLAVFENGNLTSTTVIPIGGDHITKDLSIGLRTSTEDAEKIKLKHGHAYYDLASEEEVFSVPIIGSDQHQQFNQLEISDIIEARMEEIFDIVQEELRRLGVRELPGGFVLTGGVATMPGVLELAQVILKNNVRKAVPDYIGVREPQYTTAVGLIQFAYKNAKLQGRKIEAIPPTEQVEARAPQKKKQSQMQQQTKGEQQKAGSKVKKFFGLFFE